A single region of the Leptodactylus fuscus isolate aLepFus1 chromosome 5, aLepFus1.hap2, whole genome shotgun sequence genome encodes:
- the PRDX2 gene encoding peroxiredoxin-2 yields the protein MAAGKAHIGKPAPDFQTTALVNGEFKEVKLSDYRGKYVVLFFYPLDFTFVCPTEIIAFSEHADEFRKIGCEIIGASVDSHFTHLAWTNVPRKDGGLGPMNIPLLSDLKHTISTDYGVLKEEDGVAYRGLFIIDNKGILRQITINDLPVGRSVDEVLRLVQAFQFTDQHGEVCPAGWKPGSRTIKPNVKDSKEYFSKEN from the exons ATGGCTGCCGGAAAAGCTCACATTGGAAAGCCAGCTCCAGACTTCCAGACTACTGCCCTGGTCAATGGCGAGTTCAAGGAAGTGAAACTTTCCGACTACAGGG GTAAATATGTTGTACTGTTCTTCTACCCCCTGGACTTCACCTTTGTCTGTCCTACGGAGATCATCGCCTTCAGCGAGCACGCAGATGAGTTCCGAAAGATTGGCTGTGAAATCATCGGCGCTTCTGTAGACTCGCACTTCACACACCTGGCATG GACAAATGTCCCTCGTAAGGACGGAGGCTTGGGACCCATGAACATTCCTCTGCTGTCAGACCTGAAGCATACAATCTCCACAGACTATGGTGTACTGAAGGAGGAGGATGGAGTTGCATACAG GGGCCTCTTCATCATAGACAACAAGGGCATCCTCCGTCAGATTACCATCAATGATCTTCCAGTTGGCCGCTCTGTAGATGAGGTGCTACGACTGGTACAAGCTTTCCAGTTTACTGATCAGCATGGAGAGG TATGCCCCGCAGGATGGAAGCCCGGCAGCCGCACCATCAAACCCAATGTGAAGGACAGCAAGGAATACTTCTCCAAGGAGAACTGA